The Megalobrama amblycephala isolate DHTTF-2021 unplaced genomic scaffold, ASM1881202v1 scaffold331, whole genome shotgun sequence genome segment GCGGTGTTATGTAACTCTGACCCCACAGACTGACGTAGATTTGTGGGCCGTgtttgaatgaagtgttttaGGAAGGTGTGGCTGAGCATGCACATGCACAAACAGCTACAAAACACACTgaagaaaaaggaaaacaagAAATTTCATCATAtgacaaataaacatatttatttctACAATGCCCGTCCAACCAGCAGGCCCCCCCAAATCACTGATGAGACCTGCTTAAGGACCTGTTTGAGACATTCAGGAAGTTCACTGGTGGTTTGTTGTGTCACAATGTCACAAACACCTGATCTAGGGCCAGATtcaccctgtgtgtgtgtgtgtgtgtgtgtgtgtgtgtgtgtgtgtgtgtgtgtgtgtgtgtgtggtattcCCTACGTTatggggaccaaatgtccccaccAGTATAGTAATACCAGTAAATTCTGACCTTGTGGGGGcatactattttttttgtcaCCATAAggaaataaactaataaatcatacagaatgacgtttttgaaaatctaaaatatcagAAGGTTTTCTGtattgggtaggtttaggggtaggtggagagaatatacagtttgtacagtataaaaccattatgtctatggaatgtctCTATAAGACATGGACACCCAACGTTAAGACACACAGATCATTTACTGTATTGGCAGCAAGCTCTCTCCTCACACAAAACCTCATGCCCATTTCATAACTTCATCACACCTTTTGAAAACACACTGAAAAGATACTGTAACAAACATTATGGATTTTATGCCAATTAAGTAATTTAGGTAATGTATTGTTGCATCTGTAGCTTGTGTAACTGTAATTATTTCAGCATCAAaggtgatttgaaacatgtatcttgcattgtttgctattgAATTAACTGAATGTTAAAAGAACTAGAGTGAAAGAAGATCATACTGTTGTGTTTCtgtgattaaaccaaatgttctcattacataTCACAATGATCTTGTGTTTTGAGACAGTGATtatgtaaaatgaaaatatgtacaaCTAGAATGAAAGCCTGAGATCAGGTTTGAAAGAATGACTAGCTGTGTtacaagtgtgatcagtttggagttttgtactaagagttttaaaaatgtacaccttacttgtgaaaatagtacaaaagtgaattaaaaaaactgttaaaGGACTTCACACTAATCAATCTCTTTTAAAGCTTTAAAGATTTCCAGATATCCTTACGTTGCGTTTGAAACATGGCAGTAGTAAATATGATGTGATAGAAAGACCTAAACTATCTTCTTTTATATAAGTTCTTCCAATATGAATAAATGAGCTCTTCATGGACATTAAACTGCTCCACTCTGGGTCGCTCATGGTACTACATGTACATGTCAGGAATGACCCAGATGCTGTTCAGGTGATTTATCTGTGGTTTCTGTCAAACAGTGGTCTTAAGGCACTGAATAACATAGAGTTCATGTTCCTATTACCAATGTTCATAGTCATATAGGTTCCATCACTTGTGTAGGCATACTGTGTTCTCCACTCTGCTGGCATTGGTGTACTTCCTCCACGGCCCAAACAAGCAACCAGGTGCACAGTAGCTGTTTTACCATGGTTCATGAGTATAACTGACGCCGCAAATATGAATATGTACAGGGGGATCTCTCCAAATGCGTTTACCTGATCTTGTGGAACAGCATATGGCATAATAACACGGTCTTCTATTTCCATGGTTCTATTTCTCCAAAGTTCCAAAAGAGGGGCCCATGCATTATCTGCAGGGGTCACAGGGGCTAGAAAGATCCCTGGGATGTTCTGGAGAGATCCTCGCATGCTATTCCAGCGTTGTGGCAAAGGGTTCGGCTCATAGTTAACCATATTGGCATTCGTATTGTAAAACTCTCTGTCTGTCACTTGAATGAACCCCTGAGCAATTCCAAATGCAGTGTTAGGATCAATGCTGCAGTTCCACGGAGAGTAAAGAATGGTGTCACGGATGTTAGGTGTGGGCACCAGGCCACCTGCTGGCATAAATTGGTCGACAATTCTGCCATGACCCACAAACACAATGTCTATGTCATTTCCGCCAGGCTCTATCAAATTCACAGAACTGGAATTTAAAAAGTTCAGAACAAATTTTAGAAGATTTACAAATTGAATCTGATCTACTCCCTGAAGCCAGGAGACAACTGTGCTGTCTGTACATGTTCCCATGATATAGTCCATTATGTTCTTTTCATCTTGATTCAGGGTGAGAGAATATCCCCGCAAGTTCTTGATGAGGTTCTTCATTCGGAACAATTTTTGGATGATTTCGCTGTAATGAGAAAAGTTTTTATTGCTTATGTTTTCAATATTGCAGTACTGTACAATCTCAGACAAATATAAGATGTATTGTCTTTGGCTAAGTCAGATAaatcatttgaaataaaaaaattagtaagaaataaaatatcttactgcATTGCATCCAGCTGTTCCTTTAGTTTTTGTTGGCCTTCCGGTATTTCCCTGGCTGAATCCCGTAAGAACTTGCTGGCCTCCGCGACCTTTTTTCTCTTTACTAATTCTTCACACTGGTCAATCAAGTCATACAGAGACATGCTTAAATTAATCGTACTGGGTACCTAGAAAGAAAGTCACAATCACAAAATCACTGTCTAACATATAAGGAAAATGCAGTGAATATTTCATATTGTCCTGAAGAGTCTCTTCAAGAGAATTTCAAAGTTGTAATTTTCTTAAAATGGAATGTTTAAGAAAAGAAAGTCGATACCTTTGATCCTGCTttaactgcagctttaataccAATTTGTCCAGTGTTCTTCATCATTTCTTTAGCAGATACCTTTAGGCTACTCGTGATCTCAGGGGATCTTGCGAGGCCCAGAGCTTGGCAAATTAAGCACGAGGCCTTGGCTGGATCCAGTCCACCTGGTGTCATGTGACGAAAGAACGTGGCCCTGTTGAAACCTCTGAGAAAGTCCAGGGGTACCAGAGTTTTATTCCTTCTGGCCAGAGCCCACATCAGCTGAGTGACCACCTCACACTCCAACTCATCAGCATGAGCCCCGAGCTTTGCTCCTCCACATCGGTCCTTCAGATCTTGCAGTTGCTTCTGAATGCTCTTCCCAACCTTCTCATCTTCTTTAATTAATTCAGTAGCTTTATTAAAGGTACTCCTGGAGATACCTGCCTCTACCAATTTGGAAGTGACGCTGACTGCAGTGCCTGCTGCTGGGTCAGCCACTGCAGGGCTGGCCACAGATTTGGCAGCTCCAGCTTTGCTACTCCGAGTAACATTTTCCAGCTCTTGTGCCAGTTCCAACAGCTTTTTTCCACATTCCCTTCGGTTCTCCAGCCAGCGCAAGAGAGAATCACATAAAAGATCTGCTGCCGCCATGATTAGAGCAGGAACTatgaaaagagaaaataacATATATTTCTTCAAATGGTACAATAAATCATCTAAAGATTACAGTAATGCATGCCTGATGTCATTTAATTCTACAGATTGTAGATATTGCTCTGAGCCACACAGACCGAAAGTAATTCATGATTCGCAAAATGCtgaactgaacataaacaattAGCAAAGTCTGTTTAGGAAATTAGGAATCTAATTAGGAAATTTAAACTAGTTAGAAATATAGATTAAAACCTTGAAGCAAGATAGAGAAATGAAGTAGACACTACTGACTACGATTGCTTCTGTAGctccgtatagctttgtttGGAAtctatttgaattttttttattgcttgatGTTTATATTATCATCACCATATATATTGCCACATCACATCAATCTGATGTCGCTAGCTTTTAGTTTTCCTCAAtcgatttgacacatttcttCAAAGTAACGTAACTGCTCTCAAAACAGTCAACACAGTGATCTAAACACTCTTGCATTTGCCAAACTGTTAAacttcactgcaaaaaaaaaaaacacatttctagttaaaagtctttcaaatataattcattCGAAGTGAtagtgctttatgtaacataaTGTAATGTAAGCAACAAATCCAgcttgacatttgtgctggctactgtatacaggtcaccagggcaccatacagactttatcaaagaatttgctgattttctatcagagttagtactagctgcagataaagttcttattgttggtgattttaatatccatgtaatgaaaaagacacattgggattggcatttacagacattctaaactctcctagagctgctgtaaggccaaaacaatctctgtccattaattttcctattgtcactgtgaagctgctttgaaacaatctgtgtAGTGAAAAGCGCTAcataaataaagatgacttgacttgactagcCTGCTGATTCCAGGCTGGTTTATGCTATTGTGCTGGTCTAACTGGTGAACCAGCATATTCATGCTGTTCTCAAACAAAATGGAGCTGGTGAAGCTGGTTCACTAGCATGGTCTTGCGGTGTTGAGTGCAAGTAGTCCAGCTGTCTGTATGTAAGCAGTGTTTTGGgacaagcattttttttcttccatatttATCGAGCGCAGCGTTAGTTCAGTCAGGCCACGTAGGCATAGTGCCGCGACCAGCTGACGCGGTCAGCTGTCAAATCGCTCCAATCATTATCATTCTCTATTAGACATGAGACATATATACGTGGCATTGCTGCTTGGTAAGTATGCTCAAACTGCTCGcaaccctccctccctccccatTATAAGCATGAGCATATTACTGTGCACCTTCTGGTTGTTGTCTTCCTTTGTTTCAGATCACTAAGGCTTTCAAGTCCCGGCTGGCATGGACCTCACTGCTGAGAGACACTCATCCTCATAACCAAGCTACAGTATAGACGACCCACTGCCATATCTACATGATACCATCTTTGCTCTTAAAGACATTACTAGTGTCTTAATTGTCTATGTATTTCCAAGCTGATGGTTCCGGGGGGTTACTGTTAAAGCTCTTGTATGTTCAATTAATTTTGGAGCAAGAACCCCCATaaggaaccataccgccaaagaTAATTGTGTTCAGTAAACTCAAGTAACTTGCCAAAGTGGTCCTGTCTGAACtatatttaaccctctggagtctgaggctgattttgggcttggagaagttttgacatgccctgacatttgtgcttttttcagttgttcataaacatataaatgacaaaagtgtcattacactgtattcagcacaaactaggctacaataatatgtgaggaacatgtatgtacatgtttgtgtttttgaaggaataatgtttatgcgtggttaaacaaaaaacttaagtcactgaaataaggccaaaaaaagtatattaaatctgtgttcacaagacttttgggtattggaggttgtagactagagtttttgcttcagaattatgtaaaaattatgctgcctactccttcatataaaacaatatattgatttagtttttgtaagacactttttgtcaagaaacacagtatgcgtggaggcgtgaatctgcatgaataatgggccatttacagctgagaagacaaaagaatcaaataataatgacctgaaatgacttgcatattaatgaggcctttcagtcaggtaggctgtgaaaaaaccctctgtaataatgtctcagctcatcataaacagcaatactgtgaaatattattacaatttaaaataatggtattctattatattctttaaaatataatgtatttctgtgatgcaaagtgtctgaacaattatgttacctctatggcatttcatataggcttttagcttaaaagcatgcacatttggagaaatactgatggattcttatatatttaagtCAATTtcctatactgagaagtaatatttattgtcatcaatatgagtgctggatactgtgtttttaattcatacttgcagccggagggcgctctctgtgcacatttaatCCACatattattctaaagaagaagaggacatttcaggaatggtgtttttaattcgTACTTGCAGTCGGAGGGctctctctgtacacctttaggccacaaatacatataaagaagaaaaggaactaggaactaatggcatgtcttctagagatcgctaaccattgctttagcATCCAAATAAACAGGGaatctgctgtgtgtgtgtgtgtatatatatatatatatatatatatatgcctccTCTCTGAGCTCCAAGCTGATTAGACCATTTGAACatgctcctcccgaactttatttataaaacatcatttgttgCTTGAAATCGTCTTGGGTTACTTGCGTAACCCATGTTCTctgaacagggaacgagacgctgcatATCGATGATGCAATTGGAACGCCTCTAGGGCGGTGCTGATTGTCTGAAACCCTTATTGAATCATGACAATTTATTGGCTGATGGCATGTGCCCCGCCTCAGCAGTGCTACATCTGCTTCACAGATTCTCTGGTTTCAGAGAGCATGGGTTTGAGATGTTCTCTTTCATAGGTTCACTCAACGCTGCATAGCGATGATGGAATGGGAGCGATCTACCACACGCCAAGCTAAGCACTGCC includes the following:
- the LOC125261121 gene encoding uncharacterized protein LOC125261121, which produces MAAADLLCDSLLRWLENRRECGKKLLELAQELENVTRSSKAGAAKSVASPAVADPAAGTAVSVTSKLVEAGISRSTFNKATELIKEDEKVGKSIQKQLQDLKDRCGGAKLGAHADELECEVVTQLMWALARRNKTLVPLDFLRGFNRATFFRHMTPGGLDPAKASCLICQALGLARSPEITSSLKVSAKEMMKNTGQIGIKAAVKAGSKVPSTINLSMSLYDLIDQCEELVKRKKVAEASKFLRDSAREIPEGQQKLKEQLDAMHEIIQKLFRMKNLIKNLRGYSLTLNQDEKNIMDYIMGTCTDSTVVSWLQGVDQIQFVNLLKFVLNFLNSSSVNLIEPGGNDIDIVFVGHGRIVDQFMPAGGLVPTPNIRDTILYSPWNCSIDPNTAFGIAQGFIQVTDREFYNTNANMVNYEPNPLPQRWNSMRGSLQNIPGIFLAPVTPADNAWAPLLELWRNRTMEIEDRVIMPYAVPQDQVNAFGEIPLYIFIFAASVILMNHGKTATVHLVACLGRGGSTPMPAEWRTQYAYTSDGTYMTMNIGNRNMNSMLFSALRPLFDRNHR